One window of Posidoniimonas polymericola genomic DNA carries:
- a CDS encoding TerC family protein yields the protein MQEFFSIQGLTTLAMLVLLQAVLGFDNLLYISIESKRAPEDQQSWVRRVGIVMAIFLRIALLLVIMLLIDKVKEPLFKLQLPNPFASASAESGGPAEDPTEAAAVAGQAEEAPHTSRTPATSMAQAAHDAHDGDRPGGASYLFFGEFTLHSIITLFGGAFILYTAVKEVLHLLAVEHIEHGAGGKDSKSVAMVVTMIVIMNLVFSFDSILSAMALTSHFSRAPAFWLMAVAVVLSGVLMIYLADTVSDFLKKNRMYEVLGLFILFIVGVMLLGEGGHLAHLTLFSYHVEPMAKSTFYFTLAVLVVIDIVQGRYRKKLLAQRAGELGEHDHI from the coding sequence ATGCAAGAATTCTTCTCGATCCAAGGCCTCACCACACTGGCGATGCTCGTGCTGCTGCAGGCGGTGCTCGGCTTCGACAACCTGCTGTACATCTCGATCGAGTCGAAACGCGCGCCCGAGGACCAGCAGTCCTGGGTCCGGCGGGTCGGCATTGTGATGGCGATCTTCTTGCGGATTGCGCTGTTGCTGGTGATCATGCTGTTGATCGACAAGGTCAAGGAGCCGTTGTTCAAGCTGCAACTACCCAACCCGTTCGCGTCGGCATCCGCAGAGTCGGGCGGGCCAGCCGAAGACCCAACCGAAGCGGCGGCCGTCGCGGGGCAAGCGGAAGAGGCCCCGCACACCAGCCGCACGCCCGCCACCTCAATGGCCCAGGCGGCGCACGACGCCCATGACGGCGACCGGCCGGGCGGCGCGTCGTACCTGTTCTTTGGCGAGTTCACCCTGCACAGCATAATCACGCTGTTCGGCGGGGCGTTCATCCTCTACACGGCGGTCAAGGAAGTGCTTCACCTGCTGGCGGTCGAGCACATCGAGCACGGCGCCGGAGGCAAGGACAGCAAGTCGGTCGCGATGGTGGTCACCATGATCGTGATCATGAACCTGGTCTTCTCGTTCGACTCGATCCTCTCGGCGATGGCGCTTACGAGCCACTTCAGCCGCGCGCCGGCGTTCTGGCTGATGGCGGTCGCCGTGGTGCTGTCGGGCGTGCTGATGATCTACCTGGCCGACACGGTCTCGGACTTCCTGAAGAAGAACCGAATGTACGAGGTCCTCGGCCTGTTCATCCTGTTCATCGTCGGCGTCATGCTGCTCGGCGAAGGGGGCCACCTGGCCCACCTGACGCTGTTCTCCTACCACGTCGAGCCGATGGCCAAGTCGACCTTCTACTTCACACTCGCGGTGCTCGTGGTGATCGACATCGTGCAGGGACGCTACCGCAAGAAGCTGCTGGCGCAGCGCGCCGGCGAGCTGGGCGAGCACGACCACATCTAG
- a CDS encoding DUF1559 family PulG-like putative transporter: MNTRQKQAFTLVELLVVIAIIGTLIALLLPAVQSAREASRRSTCLNSLRQLALAAQQYEIRMKRWPGAFDRLVTNQLDSGNGEMFATWAVMLMPDLERQQVYDIYAKGLVSGTYLDVLMCPSDDVKTRADAANSYVANAGKYGSVRSQTTADGPFLNRAHSPKRTMLEGHWRDGREYTLVFSENLSAKRYDLVGWSGFQSGDTAGDRIDGKHVDEEGKDLQWSPVFLWHTVPPKSSFINGEDFYCEGGDCGLSQTTELEVGSGTGIDYAKTQAINARPTSNHTGGVNVSFAGGRAIFMRENVDYNVFRALMTPNDRRSSSPVPNIIIEDQPFL; the protein is encoded by the coding sequence ATGAACACACGTCAGAAGCAAGCATTTACGCTGGTTGAATTGTTAGTAGTCATCGCGATTATCGGTACGCTAATCGCGCTGTTGCTGCCCGCGGTGCAGAGCGCACGCGAGGCGAGCCGACGCAGCACCTGCCTCAACAGCCTGCGCCAACTCGCGCTGGCCGCCCAGCAGTACGAGATCCGCATGAAGCGCTGGCCGGGGGCGTTCGACCGGCTCGTGACCAACCAGCTCGATTCTGGCAACGGCGAGATGTTCGCCACCTGGGCCGTGATGCTGATGCCCGACCTAGAACGCCAGCAGGTCTACGACATCTACGCCAAGGGGCTCGTGTCGGGCACCTACCTCGACGTGCTGATGTGCCCCAGCGACGACGTCAAAACACGCGCCGACGCGGCCAACAGCTACGTCGCGAACGCCGGCAAGTACGGCTCGGTCCGCTCGCAGACCACGGCCGACGGGCCGTTCCTCAACCGGGCTCATAGCCCGAAGCGCACGATGCTCGAGGGCCACTGGCGGGACGGGCGCGAGTACACGCTGGTCTTCAGCGAGAACCTGTCGGCGAAACGCTACGACTTGGTCGGGTGGTCGGGGTTCCAGAGCGGCGATACCGCCGGCGACCGCATCGACGGCAAGCACGTCGACGAGGAGGGGAAGGACCTGCAGTGGTCGCCGGTTTTCCTCTGGCACACGGTCCCACCAAAGTCCTCCTTCATCAACGGCGAGGACTTCTACTGCGAAGGTGGGGACTGCGGACTGAGCCAGACCACCGAGCTGGAAGTTGGCAGCGGCACTGGCATCGATTACGCGAAAACCCAGGCAATCAACGCCCGGCCGACCAGCAACCACACCGGGGGGGTAAACGTGTCGTTCGCAGGCGGCAGGGCCATCTTCATGCGGGAAAACGTCGACTACAACGTCTTCCGCGCACTGATGACACCCAACGACCGCCGGTCGAGCTCGCCGGTTCCCAATATCATCATCGAGGACCAGCCGTTCCTGTAG
- a CDS encoding PSD1 and planctomycete cytochrome C domain-containing protein gives MTIRLLVAALLAWMLSGGPVLLAASPADLEFFESKVRPLLAEHCYECHSAAAGDASAGLRLDHRQTILAGGDTGPAVAIDDPQASLLLEAVRFETLQMPPSGKLPAADIATLERWVSLGAPWPDEPVPTAEGAAEVFDLEQRRDNHWAWRPVQHPAPPEVRDQAWPSDPLDRFVLAGLEESGLRPAAPKSRSALLRRLYFDLIGLPPSPTEIQAYLADESPQATERVVEALLASRHFGERWARHWLDLVRYAESRGHEYEYDAPNAYQYRDYVIRALNADVPYDQFLTEHLAGDLIDPPRLHPTHGQNESVLGTGFWHLGEWVHSPVDTRKDETDRFDNMVDVMSKSMLAMTVSCARCHDHKFDAISSADYYALCGFLQSSDFRQTRFESMEHNRGVAARLARLDELHRRRLRTLIGDALLAADQALPAAASAERSPTPPCPVTARTLVDFAALPAGEFRQDGYGFGPSVRDAAELYLAGAGESTLCAAGHASAAFDPFWLDLENVSQPYVNSPGKLDPSVWGGRTLRTPTVKLQSGEVYVLVRGGGNVFACVDTHRTLAGPLHQETLVAFGQPEGSDTPHWVAMRLGRYAGSSVHFEFCPVDDGALEVLRVVERGASDAAGDETQLAGQEAEALRRWRDNEPLPAAVAQQLSARLNAVLADPAAHLPSGVVEQMTSLVAEWSLSRRGLESDVQRRSHLAMTSMDLSGEDDHRLIRGGSGSPAEVVPRRFLAAIDGGRPLKVPSGSGRLELARRVTAPDNPLTTRVIVNRLWQHLLGDGIVPTPDNFGVLGQVPTHPELLDYLASEFSADGQSLKRMIRRIVLSSTYAMSCDQSLGAAERDPQNRLWSYVPLKRLEAEAIRDALLALAGNLSPQMGGPSVPLHLTSFMQGRGRPKQSGPLDGDRRRSIYLEVRRNFLSPMALAFDFPAPFSSMGLRTRSNVPAQALMLLNSPFVQQQSAAWAQTAVAQSEGVDGRIEYLYQSGLCRAPTENERARLAEFVTQEAADRGASTDDPAVWADAAHALVNAKEFLYLP, from the coding sequence ATGACGATTCGGCTACTTGTCGCTGCGTTGCTCGCGTGGATGCTATCCGGCGGTCCAGTGCTGCTCGCAGCCTCGCCAGCCGACCTCGAGTTCTTCGAATCGAAGGTGCGACCGCTGCTGGCGGAGCACTGCTACGAGTGCCACAGCGCCGCGGCCGGCGACGCCAGCGCCGGACTGCGACTCGACCACCGGCAAACGATCCTCGCCGGCGGCGACACGGGCCCGGCGGTCGCGATCGACGATCCCCAGGCCAGCCTGCTGCTCGAGGCGGTCCGCTTCGAGACGCTGCAGATGCCCCCCAGTGGCAAGCTGCCGGCCGCCGACATCGCCACGCTCGAACGCTGGGTTTCACTCGGCGCGCCGTGGCCCGACGAGCCCGTGCCGACGGCCGAAGGGGCTGCCGAGGTGTTCGACCTGGAACAGCGACGCGACAACCATTGGGCGTGGCGGCCTGTCCAACACCCCGCGCCGCCGGAGGTCCGGGATCAGGCGTGGCCCTCGGACCCACTCGACCGGTTTGTGCTCGCCGGGCTCGAAGAGAGCGGCCTCCGGCCGGCTGCGCCCAAGTCGCGGTCGGCGTTGCTCCGCCGGCTCTACTTCGACCTCATCGGGCTGCCGCCGAGCCCCACGGAAATACAGGCGTACCTGGCAGACGAATCGCCCCAGGCGACCGAGCGGGTGGTCGAGGCGCTGCTCGCCTCGCGGCATTTCGGCGAGCGCTGGGCGCGGCACTGGCTCGACTTGGTGCGCTACGCCGAGTCCCGCGGCCACGAATACGAGTACGACGCGCCCAACGCCTACCAGTACCGCGACTACGTCATCCGCGCGCTAAACGCCGACGTGCCCTACGACCAGTTCCTCACCGAGCACCTGGCCGGCGACCTGATCGATCCGCCGCGGCTGCACCCCACCCACGGCCAAAACGAGTCGGTGCTCGGGACCGGCTTCTGGCACCTTGGCGAGTGGGTGCACTCGCCGGTCGACACCCGCAAGGACGAGACCGACCGCTTCGACAACATGGTCGACGTGATGAGCAAGTCGATGCTGGCGATGACAGTCTCGTGCGCGCGGTGCCACGACCACAAGTTCGACGCGATCTCGAGCGCCGACTACTACGCGTTGTGCGGGTTCCTCCAGAGCTCCGACTTCCGCCAGACACGGTTCGAATCGATGGAGCACAACCGCGGCGTCGCCGCGCGGCTGGCGAGACTTGACGAGCTTCACCGCCGACGTTTGCGGACCCTCATCGGCGACGCGCTGCTTGCGGCCGACCAGGCCCTGCCCGCCGCTGCTAGCGCAGAGCGATCCCCCACACCGCCCTGCCCTGTCACTGCTCGGACGCTGGTCGATTTTGCCGCGTTGCCAGCAGGCGAGTTCCGGCAGGACGGCTACGGCTTCGGGCCCTCCGTCCGCGACGCCGCGGAGCTCTACCTGGCGGGCGCCGGCGAGTCGACCCTCTGCGCTGCGGGGCACGCCAGCGCCGCGTTCGACCCGTTCTGGCTCGACCTTGAAAACGTCAGCCAGCCGTACGTCAACTCGCCCGGCAAACTCGACCCAAGCGTGTGGGGCGGACGCACGCTCCGCACCCCCACGGTCAAACTGCAGAGCGGCGAGGTCTACGTGCTGGTCCGTGGCGGCGGGAACGTGTTCGCTTGCGTCGACACCCACCGCACGCTCGCTGGCCCACTGCACCAAGAGACCCTCGTCGCGTTCGGCCAACCAGAAGGCTCGGACACGCCCCACTGGGTGGCGATGCGGCTTGGGAGGTACGCCGGCTCGAGCGTGCACTTCGAGTTCTGCCCGGTCGACGATGGCGCCCTCGAGGTGCTGCGGGTCGTAGAGCGGGGAGCGTCGGACGCCGCCGGCGATGAGACGCAGCTCGCCGGTCAGGAGGCCGAGGCCCTGCGACGATGGCGCGACAACGAGCCGCTCCCTGCCGCCGTTGCTCAGCAGTTGTCTGCGCGGCTCAATGCTGTGCTGGCCGACCCCGCCGCCCACTTGCCGAGCGGGGTCGTTGAGCAGATGACTTCGCTTGTTGCAGAGTGGTCACTGTCGAGGCGCGGCCTCGAGTCCGACGTGCAGCGCCGCTCGCACCTCGCGATGACCTCGATGGACCTCAGCGGCGAGGACGACCACCGGCTGATCCGCGGCGGCTCGGGTTCGCCGGCGGAGGTCGTGCCGCGGCGGTTCCTGGCGGCGATTGATGGCGGCCGCCCGCTAAAAGTCCCCAGTGGCAGCGGCCGGCTAGAGCTCGCCCGCCGGGTCACTGCGCCCGATAACCCGCTCACCACGCGGGTGATCGTCAACCGCCTGTGGCAGCACCTGCTCGGCGACGGCATCGTCCCCACGCCGGACAACTTCGGCGTGCTGGGGCAAGTGCCCACGCACCCCGAGCTGCTCGACTACCTGGCCTCGGAGTTCAGCGCCGACGGTCAGTCGCTCAAGCGGATGATCCGCCGCATCGTGCTCTCGAGCACCTACGCAATGAGCTGCGACCAATCGCTGGGAGCGGCCGAACGCGACCCGCAGAACCGGCTGTGGTCGTACGTTCCGCTGAAACGGCTTGAGGCCGAGGCAATCCGCGACGCGCTGCTGGCGCTCGCGGGCAACCTCAGCCCGCAGATGGGCGGGCCGTCGGTTCCGCTGCACCTCACGAGTTTCATGCAGGGTCGCGGACGGCCCAAGCAGAGCGGCCCACTCGACGGCGACCGCCGCCGCTCGATCTACCTCGAAGTGCGGCGCAACTTCCTGTCGCCGATGGCGTTGGCGTTCGACTTCCCGGCGCCGTTCAGCTCGATGGGCCTCCGCACGCGGTCCAACGTGCCCGCCCAGGCGCTGATGCTGCTCAACAGCCCGTTCGTGCAGCAGCAGTCCGCCGCCTGGGCCCAGACCGCGGTCGCGCAGTCCGAGGGCGTCGACGGCCGCATCGAGTACCTGTACCAGAGCGGCCTCTGCCGAGCCCCGACCGAGAACGAGCGCGCCCGCCTGGCGGAATTCGTCACTCAGGAGGCCGCCGACCGCGGCGCCTCGACCGACGACCCGGCCGTGTGGGCCGACGCCGCGCACGCGCTGGTGAACGCCAAGGAGTTCCTGTACCTGCCATGA
- a CDS encoding endonuclease/exonuclease/phosphatase family protein produces MRALESRPLAGRLVSHAARGLARVVALAGLFAVLLTVCGQLLARLWWPLELASHFAAYYALAAALAAPVLLRGPQRRPWLAAAVIVVLLVNLGLIAPYAAPSSAPAADGEPLRAMTLNVLTSNRRHDDVLRLIEQVDPDVLALIEVDRSWIDGLKPLFERYPTAHTLPRSDNFGVALFSRLPAQSIDTIVLADSEVPSIVAELDSPVGRVTVLATHPMPPIGAANARLRNNHLAAVAAWSQQQRGERLVMGDLNITPWSPYFRSLLADVRLLDSGVGQGLHATWFIGEKRLGAHLIGIPIDHVLHTRGLRVIRREVGSDVGSDHRAVVVDFVAPATGD; encoded by the coding sequence GTGAGAGCGCTTGAGTCGCGGCCGCTGGCCGGCCGGTTGGTCTCGCACGCCGCCCGCGGCCTGGCCCGGGTCGTCGCGTTGGCGGGTTTGTTCGCGGTGCTGCTGACGGTCTGCGGGCAGCTGCTGGCCCGGCTCTGGTGGCCGCTAGAACTCGCCAGCCACTTTGCCGCGTACTACGCCCTGGCGGCCGCGTTGGCGGCGCCGGTGCTGCTCCGCGGCCCGCAGCGTCGCCCATGGCTTGCCGCCGCTGTCATCGTGGTGCTGCTAGTGAACCTCGGGCTGATCGCGCCGTACGCCGCGCCCAGCTCGGCGCCGGCGGCGGACGGCGAGCCGCTGCGGGCGATGACGCTCAACGTGCTGACCAGCAACCGGCGGCACGACGATGTGCTGCGGCTCATCGAGCAGGTAGACCCAGACGTGCTCGCCCTGATCGAGGTCGACCGCAGCTGGATCGACGGCCTCAAACCATTGTTCGAGCGATACCCAACCGCGCACACCTTGCCACGATCGGACAACTTCGGCGTGGCGCTATTCAGCCGGCTGCCGGCACAGTCGATCGATACGATCGTGCTGGCGGACTCCGAGGTCCCCTCGATCGTGGCGGAGCTTGATTCCCCCGTGGGTCGGGTGACCGTGCTCGCCACCCACCCGATGCCGCCGATCGGCGCCGCCAACGCCCGGTTGCGCAACAACCACCTGGCCGCGGTCGCCGCCTGGTCCCAGCAGCAACGGGGCGAACGCCTCGTCATGGGCGACCTAAACATCACGCCGTGGTCGCCCTACTTCCGGTCGCTCCTGGCCGACGTCCGCCTGCTCGACTCTGGCGTCGGGCAAGGGCTGCACGCCACTTGGTTCATCGGCGAGAAGAGGCTCGGCGCGCACCTCATCGGCATCCCCATCGACCACGTGCTGCACACCCGCGGGCTGCGGGTGATCCGCCGCGAAGTCGGTTCGGACGTTGGCTCGGACCACCGGGCGGTGGTGGTCGATTTCGTGGCGCCGGCCACGGGCGACTAG
- a CDS encoding DUF2780 domain-containing protein, with protein MNELIQQISKQLGIDESTAAAATGKAMSMLREHVGDDLFGKINAAVPDASQMADQASAKPAGGLMGSLASMASSALGGDAGSGLELSAALASTGLPIEKLGPFVTTLIGYLKQYLGDDVIEQVLEKFPMLKAAIGE; from the coding sequence ATGAACGAACTAATCCAGCAGATCTCCAAGCAGCTGGGCATTGACGAGTCGACGGCCGCCGCGGCGACAGGCAAGGCGATGTCGATGCTGCGTGAGCACGTCGGCGACGACCTGTTTGGGAAGATCAACGCCGCGGTTCCTGACGCCTCGCAGATGGCCGACCAGGCGAGCGCGAAGCCCGCCGGCGGGCTGATGGGATCGCTCGCCAGCATGGCGTCGAGCGCGCTGGGCGGCGACGCCGGCAGCGGTCTGGAACTGTCCGCGGCGCTCGCGAGCACCGGGCTGCCAATCGAGAAGCTCGGCCCGTTTGTCACTACCCTAATCGGCTACCTCAAGCAGTACCTGGGCGACGACGTCATCGAGCAGGTCCTGGAGAAGTTCCCGATGCTCAAGGCGGCGATTGGCGAGTAA
- a CDS encoding MFS transporter, with protein sequence MARPTERGDNAAQLDDPRYAWVMLPLAMLMQIGTSPGQTFGVSLFNESIRRDLGLSDTLLTGSYMIASLLAAVPLMTIGRRMDLHGLRRVSLVLVALVGVACLVISRVQGVVGLTVAFFMLRAFGQGGLSLAASNTLGMWFVRRLGLASGLAGVGMSAAIAVLPLAYFELIDRFGWRNAYLAIGLVTWGTLLPLLALLYRNIPTPDGDQSNHSLAAAGPSLDLRAAMRTPAYWIAASCSAMSGLIATGVFFNLVRLFELQGFTAAQAAAIFPTVAISMALLQIKGGLLADYLPLRVLMAAAMAGLGGGVLVLGTTSTLWMTQFGAALLGGGQGLLAVTSNTLWPRYFGRRHLGSIRSSVWTSTVAACSAGPFIMGVTFDLTGGYGPSIWLFVALTVVASVAAALFAAPPLERNACQESVLATQGTRKPSTVSWRKSGVLK encoded by the coding sequence ATGGCCCGTCCTACCGAGCGCGGCGACAACGCTGCGCAACTCGACGACCCCCGCTACGCCTGGGTGATGCTGCCGCTAGCGATGCTCATGCAGATCGGCACCAGCCCGGGCCAGACGTTCGGCGTGTCGCTGTTCAACGAGTCGATCCGCCGGGACCTCGGGTTGAGCGACACGCTGCTGACCGGCTCGTACATGATCGCCAGCCTGCTGGCCGCCGTGCCGCTGATGACCATCGGCCGCCGGATGGACCTGCACGGGCTGCGGCGGGTGTCGCTGGTGCTGGTCGCGCTGGTCGGGGTCGCCTGCCTCGTGATCTCCCGCGTGCAGGGTGTTGTCGGATTGACTGTGGCTTTTTTTATGCTGCGGGCGTTCGGCCAGGGCGGCTTGTCACTGGCGGCCAGCAACACGCTTGGCATGTGGTTCGTGCGGCGGTTGGGCCTGGCGTCCGGCCTAGCCGGGGTCGGCATGTCGGCCGCCATCGCGGTGCTGCCGCTGGCGTACTTTGAGCTGATCGACCGCTTCGGCTGGCGCAATGCCTACCTCGCGATCGGCCTGGTGACCTGGGGCACGCTGCTGCCGCTGCTGGCCCTGCTCTACCGCAACATCCCCACGCCCGACGGGGACCAGTCGAACCACAGCCTGGCGGCGGCAGGGCCGTCGCTCGACCTCCGCGCCGCGATGCGGACGCCGGCCTACTGGATCGCGGCGAGCTGCTCCGCGATGTCGGGGCTGATCGCCACGGGCGTATTCTTCAACCTTGTGCGCTTGTTTGAGCTGCAGGGCTTCACCGCCGCGCAGGCGGCCGCCATCTTCCCGACGGTCGCCATCTCGATGGCGCTGCTGCAGATCAAGGGGGGCCTGCTGGCCGACTACCTGCCGCTCCGCGTGCTGATGGCGGCGGCGATGGCCGGCCTCGGCGGCGGCGTGCTGGTGCTGGGCACTACCTCGACGCTGTGGATGACCCAATTCGGCGCCGCCCTATTGGGGGGAGGTCAAGGCCTGCTGGCCGTGACCAGCAACACCCTGTGGCCCCGCTACTTCGGCCGCCGGCACCTCGGCTCGATCCGCAGCTCGGTCTGGACCTCGACGGTCGCTGCGTGCAGCGCCGGCCCGTTCATTATGGGCGTCACGTTCGACCTGACCGGCGGCTACGGGCCGTCGATCTGGCTGTTCGTCGCGCTAACAGTGGTAGCGTCCGTTGCGGCGGCGTTGTTCGCGGCCCCGCCGCTCGAACGGAACGCCTGCCAGGAAAGTGTATTGGCAACGCAGGGGACAAGGAAGCCAAGCACAGTTTCCTGGAGAAAATCTGGCGTTTTGAAGTGA
- a CDS encoding DUF1338 domain-containing protein, whose product MGIDEFFANLWSDYVASTPQAEKIKQAFEAKGERVVNDHVAFRTLALEPIRLKALEPHLLAVGYTPYEPYDFAAKKLSAYGYLPPEPDMPRVFLSELRVDELSDASAKILRGLAEQVDAERVKDPSILWSGRLWDPVSWEDYQTLLAESEYAAWVATIGIRPNHFTIAVNYLEQHAGVEEVLQTVEGLGYKVNDSGGRVKGSPDVLLEQGSTLADRMMAPFADGQEREVPTCYYEFAKRYPTPSGELYPGFVAQSADKIFESTNVAKSGS is encoded by the coding sequence ATGGGCATTGATGAATTCTTCGCCAACCTGTGGTCCGACTACGTCGCCTCGACCCCACAGGCAGAGAAAATCAAACAGGCGTTCGAGGCCAAGGGCGAGCGGGTCGTGAACGACCACGTCGCGTTCCGCACGCTGGCGCTCGAGCCGATCCGACTCAAGGCGCTCGAGCCGCACCTGCTGGCGGTCGGCTACACGCCGTACGAGCCGTACGACTTCGCCGCAAAGAAGCTCAGCGCCTACGGCTACCTGCCGCCCGAGCCCGACATGCCGCGGGTGTTTCTCTCTGAGCTGCGCGTCGACGAGCTGTCGGACGCGTCGGCCAAGATCCTCCGCGGCCTGGCCGAGCAGGTCGACGCCGAGCGGGTAAAGGACCCGAGCATCCTCTGGTCCGGCCGCTTGTGGGACCCGGTGAGCTGGGAAGACTACCAAACCCTGCTAGCCGAGAGCGAGTACGCGGCCTGGGTGGCGACCATCGGCATCCGCCCGAACCACTTCACGATCGCCGTTAATTACCTCGAGCAGCACGCCGGCGTCGAAGAGGTGCTGCAGACGGTCGAGGGGTTGGGCTACAAGGTCAACGACTCCGGTGGTCGGGTAAAGGGCTCGCCCGACGTGCTGCTCGAGCAGGGCTCGACGCTGGCCGACCGGATGATGGCGCCGTTCGCCGATGGGCAAGAGCGCGAGGTGCCCACCTGCTACTACGAGTTTGCCAAGCGGTACCCAACGCCGTCCGGCGAGCTGTACCCGGGCTTCGTCGCCCAGAGCGCGGACAAGATCTTCGAGTCGACCAACGTCGCGAAGAGCGGTTCGTAG
- a CDS encoding ABC transporter ATP-binding protein encodes MSNFSRALSIALRMRVNVAACVATSLLVASFWALNLAAVWPIVDAVMQNMSVPQWVDSQAAEIQLEIAGHESDRRDLWRRAALTSPENYESLRWSIYATNEKLAGARRRLARIDWVRPYAEKFPDTPFKTLGVVCAAVLIGTLVKNVFRVLNVVLVARLAGRTALELRNEFYRRVLRLDMADFGDSSRGDLMTRCTSDLDGLQLGIQVMLGDALREPLKMIACFIGAAFISWRLLLLTIVVAPVAGLAISYLSKALKRANRRAMEELSSIYETLTETLGAIRVIKAFTNEPAERARFNASAQTFYRRQMKIAWYSSLVSPTTENLGVMMVVLAAVSGGYLVLNEQTDLLGVPISNAPLTHGQMSTFFAMLVGMSDPARRLSGLFNAVQRASASADRVYEIMDREPRIIDPPKPQPIKSPIGVIEFQNISFRYDPEKPVLTDVSLTVRRGETIAIVGPNGCGKSTLLNLLPRFYDVDSGAILLDGVDLRDVRLRDLRKRIGIVSQQAMVFNESVSANISYGAPAATQEQIEEAARQAYADGFIINKLAHGYDTVIGPGGNRLSGGQRQRITLARAILRDPEILILDEATSQIDVESERLIHQVLEKFTRTRTTFLITHRPSTLTLADRVVVMDRGVIDDIGTPDELLARNELFRSFCHISYRESA; translated from the coding sequence ATGAGTAATTTCTCCCGAGCGCTCAGCATCGCGCTGCGAATGCGGGTGAACGTCGCGGCCTGCGTAGCAACAAGCCTGCTGGTGGCGTCGTTCTGGGCGCTGAACCTGGCGGCGGTGTGGCCGATTGTCGACGCGGTGATGCAGAACATGTCGGTGCCGCAGTGGGTCGATTCCCAGGCGGCAGAGATCCAGCTCGAGATCGCCGGCCACGAGTCCGACCGCCGCGATTTGTGGCGGCGGGCGGCGCTGACCTCGCCGGAAAACTACGAGTCGCTCCGCTGGTCGATCTACGCGACGAACGAGAAACTCGCGGGCGCCCGGCGGCGGCTGGCCCGCATCGACTGGGTGCGGCCGTACGCCGAGAAATTCCCGGACACGCCGTTCAAGACCCTCGGCGTCGTGTGCGCGGCGGTGCTGATCGGCACGCTGGTCAAGAACGTGTTCCGCGTGCTCAACGTCGTGCTGGTGGCCCGCCTGGCGGGCCGCACGGCGCTCGAGCTCCGCAACGAGTTCTACCGCCGTGTGCTGCGGCTCGACATGGCCGACTTTGGCGATTCCAGCCGAGGCGACCTGATGACCCGCTGCACCTCGGACCTCGACGGCCTGCAGCTCGGCATCCAGGTGATGCTGGGCGACGCGCTGCGCGAGCCGCTCAAGATGATCGCCTGCTTCATCGGCGCCGCGTTCATCAGCTGGCGGCTGCTGCTGCTGACAATCGTTGTGGCCCCGGTCGCCGGCCTGGCGATCAGCTACCTCTCCAAGGCGCTCAAGCGGGCCAACCGCCGCGCCATGGAAGAACTCTCCAGCATCTACGAGACCCTCACCGAGACCCTCGGCGCCATCCGCGTCATCAAGGCGTTCACCAACGAGCCGGCCGAGCGGGCGCGGTTCAACGCCTCGGCCCAGACCTTCTACCGCCGCCAGATGAAGATCGCCTGGTACAGCTCGCTCGTCAGCCCGACCACCGAGAACCTGGGCGTGATGATGGTAGTGCTGGCCGCGGTCTCCGGCGGCTACCTGGTGCTGAACGAGCAGACCGACCTGCTCGGCGTGCCGATCAGCAACGCCCCGCTGACCCACGGTCAGATGAGCACGTTCTTTGCCATGCTGGTCGGCATGTCCGACCCCGCGCGACGGCTGTCGGGCCTGTTCAACGCCGTCCAGCGGGCCAGCGCGTCCGCCGACCGCGTGTACGAGATCATGGACCGCGAGCCGCGGATCATCGACCCGCCCAAGCCGCAGCCTATCAAGTCGCCGATCGGCGTGATTGAATTCCAAAATATCTCCTTCCGGTACGACCCCGAGAAGCCCGTGCTGACCGACGTCAGCCTCACCGTGCGGCGCGGCGAGACCATCGCCATCGTCGGCCCCAACGGCTGCGGCAAAAGCACGCTGCTGAACCTGCTGCCGCGGTTCTACGACGTCGATTCCGGAGCCATCCTGCTGGACGGCGTCGACCTGCGGGACGTCCGGCTGCGGGATCTCCGCAAGCGGATCGGCATCGTGTCGCAGCAGGCGATGGTGTTCAACGAGAGCGTGTCGGCCAACATCAGCTACGGGGCCCCGGCGGCCACCCAAGAACAGATCGAAGAAGCCGCCCGCCAGGCGTACGCCGACGGGTTCATCATCAACAAGCTGGCCCACGGTTACGACACCGTCATCGGCCCCGGCGGCAACCGCCTGTCGGGCGGGCAGCGCCAGCGGATCACCCTCGCCCGGGCGATCCTCCGCGACCCCGAGATCCTGATCCTCGACGAAGCGACCAGCCAGATCGACGTCGAGAGCGAGCGGCTGATTCACCAGGTGCTGGAGAAGTTCACCCGCACGCGGACTACGTTCCTCATCACCCACCGGCCCAGCACGCTGACGCTGGCCGACCGCGTCGTGGTGATGGACCGCGGCGTCATCGACGACATTGGGACACCGGACGAGCTGCTCGCCCGCAACGAACTGTTCCGCAGCTTCTGCCACATCAGCTACCGTGAGAGCGCTTGA